The Solanum lycopersicum chromosome 9, SLM_r2.1 genome window below encodes:
- the LOC101248905 gene encoding uncharacterized protein gives MATTGGSISLSSFPSSSFCRKPKPILPADSLELRHLKTCKNLVCFAAQESSSLTVAEEKKESQTAEEKTKAKAPDKPLHQMMEENIIPSLKATLESQNDILELELSFSENKLEGSFLKKGNPYSFWAFFPDGLTGPKGFSLSSYGSGASTVEPFLVDEKKITAKHVVFWVEKRLAAQGIIPVWKE, from the exons ATGGCAACAACAGGAGGTTCTATTTCACTTTCTAGCTTCCCTTCATCATCTTTTTGCCGTAAACCTAAACCCATATTGCCTGCTGATTCACTTGAACTAAGACACCTCAAAACATGCAAAAATCTTGTCTGCTTTGCAGCCCAAGAATCTTCATCTCTAACTG TTGCTGAGGAGAAAAAAGAGTCTCAGACTGCTGAAgaaaaaacaaaggcaaaggctCCAGACAAGCCTCTACATCAGATGATGGAGGAGAATATTATACCTTCACTCAAAGCAACTCTTGAATCTCAAAATGACATCCTTGAGCTTGAGCTATCGTTTAGTGAAAACAAA CTGGAGGGCTCATTTCTAAAGAAGGGCAATCCATATTCATTTTGGGCATTCTTTCCAGATGGACTCACAG GTCCTAAAGGTTTCTCTTTGTCCTCCTATGGTTCTGGCGCGAGCACTGTGGAACCTTTTCTCGttgatgagaaaaaaataacagCAAAGCATGTTGTTTTCTGGGTTGAGAAGCGCTTAGCTGCCCAAGGAATTATTCCTGTCTGGAAAGAATAA